Below is a window of Malus domestica chromosome 13, GDT2T_hap1 DNA.
ACGGAAATGATTCTTTCTATGTGCTATTCAGGCTTCACCAAGTAAGGTTAATTATTAAGACACGTACACACAAGCGTACGTGTGTATTGGTGCACAAGGACTTAAACTTAAGTACTTGTAGTTCAGCCATTAGATCATATATGGATCAGTGGGTCGTACTCGTATATATCTCAACTGTCCATATCTAATCTAATGGATGCAAGTACTTTGGTCAaaatatcgttttttttttcctttgaattttgtagatGGTGATGTTGATATATGTGTATCCCAACTGTTTCACTTATTTGATAGACATTATATGAGAGAATACAATCAGCAAAGATTAACTCATCATCTGCTGAGAGGAAGTGGCGGGCTGCTTCAAATGATTCGAGCCCTTCAGATTCTTATGCTAGGTAGTTTTTCTTTGGTCTCCTTGTTTGTTCACAACTAAGTGTATATATTTCCTAACTCCTTATTTTATGATACAGATTCATGAGTGCACTTTACAATTTACTTGACGGTTCTTCTGACAATACAAAATTTGAGGATGATTGTCGAGCCATCATTGGGACACAATCGTATCTTCTATTCACATTAGACAAGCTGATCTACAAACTCGTTAAGCAGGTTGGATGGCCgtacattttcttttttcaagttTCTTTCCCATCTCCCTTTTTTGACCCCagaagttttgcttcatttcctattttttttcaGCTCCAAACTGTTGCCAGTGATGAGATGGACAACAAACTTTTCCAGCTTTATGCATTTGAAAAATCAAGAAAACTGGGAAGATTTGTTGATGTGGTTTATCACGAAAATGCTCGTGTTCTTCTTTACGATGAGAACATTTATCGCATCGAATGTGTATGTCTCGTATGTTACATTCTAAGTTGTAATACTATCTACACTAATGGAATTTCAACTCTATCTATAATCACTATTTTCTTCGTTGCAGGCATCCTCTCCAACCCGGGTGTCTATTCAGCTTATGGATTTTGGGCATGATAAGCCCGAAATGACTGCTGTTTCCATGGACCCTAATTTTTCCGCATATCTGCATAATGAATTCCTGTCAGTTCTTCCTGACAAAAAAGAGAAGTCCGGGATCTTCTTGAAGAGGTATGTTTGCTATAGTTGGCAGTACGGAGTTTTTGAAGTTGAGTTGTCATGACTATTAAtgccttgcttttttttttttttttttccaggaaCAAACACAAGTATAATAGTGATGAATTGTCTGCAATCTGTGAGGCCATGGAAGGACTAAAAGTCGCCAATGGTCTGGAGTGTAAGATTGCTTGCCATTCATCCAAGGTACTACATTCACTCCTCTGCCTATATGTAGCTTGTTATTATTTTGGTGCATTACGACGATAAGTTTTGCATTAAATTGAGCCAGTCTCTGGATTTCCTTTCTATGATTAGGTCTTCTTTTCTGGCCTTTCTGCATCTGTTAATCATTTAAACTTTTGTGTGTTAGGTCTCGTACGTCTTAGATACAGAAGACTTTCTGTTTCGgacaaagaagaaaaggaaaagtttGCACCAGAACGGTTCATGCCATAACCCGGCTAGGTCTCCTAATGGTTCTGGTAGAGTAGAGCGATTTCAGCGGTTGCTTTCGAGCTCATGATATGTCATCTTTTGACCATCAAGTAAATATGGTATGTGCTTCGTTTCTTAATAGCGGTGTCTGACACTTCTATCGTTTAGGTAGTGTTTTTTAGTTAATATAATTGaaaaaaccttcaaaccatGTGTGATGCTGTTTACATCTGTTTCTCCAGTAGCATTTTGCAAGCATTACATACCATGGCGCTGGAAACTCGAAAAATTTGAGACGCTGTGAGCGAAAAAGCTTTTGGTGGAATTACCTGTGTATTCTCATACATCCGTCTCTCCAACCTAATAAAGAATTTGAGGAGAGGATGACGGGGGTGCGGATCTTTAAGCCGCATTCATGTAAATAGAGGTAATTTGTGTTGTAAACTTGAGATGCATGGTCATTTtattcatcaattttttttgttaatcttTCTTAATGTCGTATCGGAAgctctaattaattttacgGTTGATACTTATATGCGTCGGTCATTAAAATTGCCGGACTGATTTGGCCAGGAGACCAGCCAGCCCGGTTTTTACTAGCTAATCGTTAATCTTCCATTTTTGGTCTGTATGTTTATCATGTCGTCTTTAGTATCATTTAGTATGGAGGATTAGATTAGAACGGataatttcttaatcttggaagcgaatgattttttgttttgtggaaTTAGAAGATGATTTGTTTTTTAAACAACGATATTATACTTACACTTAAGAGATGGGAGAAATAATTTGGTATCGCCCAACATGGAGAAAACTCATCCCTTCTGATCCTGCAGTAATGGGAGAAGTTTTCTTCATGAGTAATTTATCTTCGTGATATGGTATTGGGCTGGGTGGGCTTTGTATTTGTCCATAATCCGTATTTACTATTTGCTTGAATCCGCAATGCACCGAATTGATCGAAAACCAAACATTGGTAAACCAACTTCATCTACATCAATGTCggttctcaaaacttcatttcgACGACGTCGATTCGATAACCCAACATTATCACCGTCTAGTAATATTCAACTTAATTTGTAATTGAGATGTCTTTAAGTTCTGCTAGTCAACCATAATCGTTGTTTTCGTCTAATTTTCTCAATTGGATgacgaaaaataaataaataaatagtatgTGAGAATTTTATAGCCTTTGAGCTAAAGACTAAATAGACCATCATTTGTTTATTATCAACTCAAACAAATTATTggcaaaataaagaaataataataaggcgCCCGCCCAGCCGCCGTTCAATATGCGTAGACCATATAATATCCACCCACCAAATCACCAAACCACATGTAGCGCATCTTTGCTTACTTCCACCAAACCCCATTTCGCATCTGCTACCAATACTTGTACGGAATATTTTACTCAAATACTCAAAATTAAGTTTTTCAGTGCAAATTAAATTAACGAACACCCACAAAAATAGATACAACTATAGACTCaggaatataaaataaataaaagtttagatttagaaagaaaatactAAAGAAATCATTTGCTTAGACGGTATAATGTCACTGATAAAAAATAAACTCGTCAATTAATTCTAATTCAATTATAAACATTCActtaatataatttataaaataataccaaAATTATAAAGTCAAAAGAAATCACTCCGCCACAAAAAAACGGCAGCTTACGTTTTCACTAATAAAATACTTTTATACAAATgatgaaaaataatattattttttttttaacattttaacaCGCATATCCATCTCTTATACAACGACACGTGATATACAACTGCCAATCTCCCGAACTCTCCacaaacccttttcatttttcttttaccGGTCTCTTAGCTCCCATCGTCTCAGACAGCcggaacgatccaacggtcagatatGGCTCTATCCCGCCtagcctcctcctcctctggCTCCAATCTCCTGAGGCCCTTCGCCTCCGCCTTATCCCTCACCCCATCTCTCCGCCGTCCGATCTCATCCGCCGCCGATGACTCCACCACCCTCACGTTCGAGACCTCCCTCCCCTTCACCTCCCACAACTGTGAGCCGCCGTCGCGCACGCTCGAGACCACTCCCAAGGAGCTTATGACGTTCTTCCGCGACATGGCGTTGATGCGCCGGATGGAGATCGCAGCCGACTCGCTCTACAAGGCCAAGCTGATCCGAGGGTTTTGCCACCTATACGACGGCCAGGAGGCCGTCGCCATCGGCATGGAGGCCGCGATTACCAAAAAGGACTGCATCATCACTGCGTACCGTGACCACTGCACCTTCCTCGGCCGCGGTGGGACCCTCCTGCAGGTTTTCGCCGAGCTCATGGGGCGCCAGGCTGGCTGCTCCAAGGGGAAAGGTGGGTCCATGCATTTCTACAAGAAGGACGCTGGATTCTATGGTGGCCACGGTATAGTCGGCGCTCAGATTCCGCTGGGATGTGGATTGGCTTTTGGGCAAAAGTACTCCAAGGACGAAACGGTGACGTTTGCTCTCTACGGTGACGGTGCAGCCAATCAAGGGCAGTTGTTCGAGGCGCTTAACATTTCTGCGCTTTGGGATCTGCCTGCGATTTTGGTCTGTGAGAATAATCACTGTAAGTAGATGTTTCTTCATGAACAAAAGATTGATCCAATGGATACTGTCAATTTACATATACTGAAtgatttggatgtgcttttgaTGCAGATGGAATGGGTACCGCCGAGTGGAGAGCAGCGAAGAGTCCCGCATATTACAAGCGTGGAGATTATGTTCCTGGCTTGAAGGTTAGATAGAATTTTTCAGTCTTGAATTTTACTGGTTTCCTTGTGCATTCTTTGAATTTCGTTAGCTAATTGAAGAAATGTTGGTTTTGTGATTGGTATAACATGCAAGTATTTGCAAAGAGTAGACGATTGTAGATGATAATCAGATTATTGTTTCTAGTAGGAGTTTATGCTCATTTAGCGAATGGTTTATGGCCAATCTTCAGGTGGATGGTATGGATGTGTTTGCCGTAAAGCAGGCATGCAAATTTGCCAAGGAGCATGCTCTGAAGAACGGACCCATTGTGAGTTATTCCTCCGTTGTTTGCTCTGACATGATTTTTTTAAAGTTCTTTGTGCAAACTATGGCAACATGATTTGATTTATTGTTAGGACATCTGCTTCACTGTTTTAGTTTATAGTCCCACGTATAGAAGCAAAACCTGATAGGTAGTGCGTATGTCAAATGACTTTTTGGGGGAGGACCCATAATTGATAATTCCTTTGTGATTGCAAATGCTGCCAGAGTAGGTTAAGCGTACATTAGATTGAAGCTACAATGAACTATCACGCATGTGATCTGTGAATTAATCTTGTGTATGAGGGAAATGTCTAAGCCGCCTCTAGTCCGGGGTCAGTTTGACAGTAAATGTATGACTGTGATTTTAGTTTTAGAAATTGCAACTCTGTTTGCAGACATTCCGAAATTTGACGCAGAATCCCTTTAGAATTCTAGTATAAACTTGGGTTACAGTTGCATGGACTCCGGTACTTTGTTGGGTAAGCAATGCATTTTCTACTTGAAGAGACCTTTTTAGCATTTGTACACCCTTTGTGGAAGTAAATAGAGATATAATgctttggaaatgaaaaggggcaTGAAATGAAATGTTTGGTCCAAGTATTACATTCTCCATTTTTCTAATTTGAAATTGTTCAGATACTTAGAGAAGCCTGTGTGGTTCATTGAGGAATTGTAACCTTCATTCAGACCCAGGGTTTTGTTTAGATCAAGCTTTGAACCGTAGAGATTAATTGGTCTTTTTGAAATGGTGATCTGTGTGATATATGTGATATATGGAAGTCGTACAAGAGCTTTTTAGGCTTTGAATTGCATATTTGTTATTCATACAATCATGGAACTCATGTAACTATTTCAAGTGTTATAATTGTTGAATTTGCTGTTACTCTACATGATATTTTTTGCCTGACAATCTTCCTGATACTGGTGGTCAGATTCTTGAAATGGACACTTACAGGTACCATGGTCACTCTATGTCTGATCCTGGTAGCACCTACCGCACACGTGATGAGATTTCTGGCGTGAGACAGGTTTGATATGCATACTGAAATCCTTTCCCCCTTCCTTATTTTGGAGATTATGTGCCACAATTTTACAAGTGTCTTTTATAATTTTACTTTGTGATGCAATTTCTAGGAGCGTGATCCAATTGATAGAATAAGAAAGCTGATATTTGCTCATGATCTAGCTACTGAGAAGGATCTAAAGGTATCCTATTCAACTATACTGACTTCTGTATTAAATTTACTTTCATTtctattttgatataaaattccATAATTGAGGTTAAATGTTGGTTTATTGGTCCCGTTCCTGTTTCTCATCTTGCTGTCAGGGGATCGATCCCTGCTTGAATGCCATAAGGACTATGAGAAAAACGTATATGTATTTATCTCTTTCTCTACTCTTCGTTTAGGATATCGAGAAGGAAGTAAGAAAAGAAGTTGATGAAGCCATTGCTCAAGCCAAAGTAAGTGTAACTTTCTGCTGTCATTTGATTTCATTAGtttatctttatttttatttttaaacgcGTGCTGCCGTATTTTTATTGTTACTAGATATCATTCTGTCACACTGTTTTTGATGTCTGTTGTTCCTGTTTTCAGGAAAGCCCGATGCCAGAACCCTCCGAACTCTTCACAAATATCTATGTGAAAGGCTATGGAACTGAGGTAATATTTTATCCCTTCCCTTGTATTTCACACACAGATAACACAATATGCTTTCTTACGTGACCATGTATTACTTACGTCCTCTTTGATTACGTTGTATGTGGATGTTACTTGCCCCGGTTGCAGCTAAAATCTCACGTTTAATTGCAGTCTTTTGGACCAGATAGGAAAGAAATCAGAACTGTACTTCCCTGAATCCAAAGCGGAAAGTTGCCGATGAGCGACCAAAGACTGTCCTTCGTCGACCCTGAAGGTCCTTTTGCTTTCACAATTGAACCACACCTTCCAATTTCccggaaaagagaaaaaaaatgaaacaataaATGGTTCGAATCAAGATGGCCATCTCTTCCGAGCTGTACATTTTGATACTCGCCGTCGTTTTTGTATAGGATTATTGATTGTTCTCGCAAGTATTGAGGCCGAATTGTTGCATTCATGATATGTAGGTCTCGATGCTTGAGAGGTTACTGGTATTCGCGTTTGGAAATCTGCATCTTGTTTTCCCATTGCTCAATGCCATTTGATAGCGTCTGAGAATTGTTTTTTTCTCATTTCCAAGTTGTATTTGAagccttgttttttttttttttttttttggaaaaatacAGTACAAGAGTTACATCCAGAGCCGGTTATGGCAGTACATTATCCTCCACAAGTCAGTGACAATAGCTGGGGGAGTAACATCTCATAGACAATCTTGTTGCACCGAGAGACCAACCCGTGCAAGGCGATGAGCAACCAAGTTTGCTTGGCAACGAGTGCGGGTAATTTTACCTtcagtgattgaaaatatcTTCTACAATTTGCCCAATGAATGACAAATTTGGAGAGAAATCACACGACGCCTCCACAATCTGAAGTGAATTGCTTTCGAAAGAAATATATTGAAAACCCCTGTGAACTGCCCAAGACAAACCCGCCCTTAAGGCCACTGCTTCTGCATGGAGAGGAGAAAAAACATCCTCTTCCCTGCCGCATTTTGCTGACACAAAATTACCTGTTTCATCGCGGACAATGGCACCAAAACCGGCCACATTTCGTTCTACCGTAACCTAGCCCGAGAAGTTGTATTCAATTCGAAAGCAACTATTTCACTTGGTATGTTGGATGGATTCCACGCAGGCCATGAGTCCGTGGACGAAACGGACTTCGTTTTCCTGCGAATTGAGGATGAGGATGactaggtggtggtggtggtggtggtggtggtggttggggAAGGGTGGAGACGGTGGGTGAAGTAATAATATGATGCAACTGACGGCGGGTGAATTAATAATATGATGCAATTTATGGTGAAATTGGTCATTGAATTTTATGGAAttattgggttttatttttttatttttttatttttttacaagaaacaatagaatattttatgatttattagatcatctccaaaggagatgtccaATTCTAAGTGGAATGTAatgtaatcaaatttgaagTAGGAGTAAGCTCCAACCGATATGTCATCCTATGTGGATTGACATATGAGAAAATGtgatgtcaaataatttttaattcttgAGTTTCATTAATGCACTAATTATAGatcttgaaaatttatttttcattgatttctttatttataacaaaaatatatattagttGGAAAAAGAGAAAATCTGACATTGCCACGTCCATCGGCGGAGCCACATTAAGGGCTAATCTGGGCTGTAGCCCAGGTAGCTTTtggtagaaaataaaattttacatgtaatttttattgattttcgaATGTAGCCCACTATATATTTAATCACTGATTCGAATTCTCTCGTTGTAATTATATAACATAGTTTACAAATCATCTATTTTTCTCACATTTTTTTCTCATCGCTTCTTGTATATGTACAAGTTTGAATGAATAACAAAAGTTCTTGGTTCACCTtatgaaaattttcttaagcTAACTAATACTGTAAAAAATA
It encodes the following:
- the LOC103451907 gene encoding pyruvate dehydrogenase E1 component subunit alpha, mitochondrial yields the protein MALSRLASSSSGSNLLRPFASALSLTPSLRRPISSAADDSTTLTFETSLPFTSHNCEPPSRTLETTPKELMTFFRDMALMRRMEIAADSLYKAKLIRGFCHLYDGQEAVAIGMEAAITKKDCIITAYRDHCTFLGRGGTLLQVFAELMGRQAGCSKGKGGSMHFYKKDAGFYGGHGIVGAQIPLGCGLAFGQKYSKDETVTFALYGDGAANQGQLFEALNISALWDLPAILVCENNHYGMGTAEWRAAKSPAYYKRGDYVPGLKVDGMDVFAVKQACKFAKEHALKNGPIILEMDTYRYHGHSMSDPGSTYRTRDEISGVRQERDPIDRIRKLIFAHDLATEKDLKDIEKEVRKEVDEAIAQAKESPMPEPSELFTNIYVKGYGTESFGPDRKEIRTVLP